One genomic window of Bactrocera dorsalis isolate Fly_Bdor chromosome 4, ASM2337382v1, whole genome shotgun sequence includes the following:
- the LOC105233607 gene encoding protein retinal degeneration B isoform X5, giving the protein MLIKEYRIPLPLTVEEYRIAQLYMIAKKSREESHGEGSGVEIIINEPYKDGPGGNGQYTKKIYHVGSHLPGWIKSLLPKSALTVEEEAWNAYPYTRTRYTCPFVEKFSLDIETYYFPDNGYQDNVFKLSGSDLRNRIVDVIDIVKDQLYGGDYVKEEDPKLFVSDKTGRGPLGEEWLEEYWREVKGKKQPTARNMSLMCAYKICRVEFRYWGMQTKLEKFIHDVALRKTMLRAHRQAWAWQDEWYGLTIEDIREIERQTQLALAKKMGGGEDSESDVEDADSVADLHGRPITGSTGSERRKSSGAPPPIVTQEPPSAEGTSDEDEEEAAQEVSARSRSQSIQMTKSKFGSKGALHSPVGSAHSFDLQPHAKNILHKNVANWRMERLEVDTKSNSDEEFFDCVDTNETNSLAKWSSLELLGEGDDSPPPSSGIVYKDSQEDSIFNQDFLMRVASERGNKRQLRSSASIDRSHDASPPGSPGTPSCSTTILILVVHAGSVLDATSELTGKKSDITTFRGAFEGVMRQHYPSLLSHVTIKMVPCPSICTDALGILSSLSPYSFDASPSAIDIPNIADVPIGAIPLLSVASPEFQDTVNKTVTAANIVYHEFIKSEEGHGFAGQVVMLGDSMGSLLAYEALCRSNGSDGGGSRSSRTDDDERFNDSDLDAKRLLVAPSPRRRRSSSSDSRGNKLDFEVGDFFMFGSPLSIVLASRKLHDAKAALARPNCNQVYNLFHPTDPIASRLEPLLSARFSMLAPVNVPRYAKYPLGNGQPYHLLEVIQSHPQHFSEANNILGNRRLSDASMQSTISGLIENVSLSTIHSLQMKWWGTKRLDYALYCPEGLSNFPAHALPHLFHASYWESADVIAFVLRQIGKFDGIPFVGSADDKDTVTFHPSQPREKWMKKRTSVKLKNVAANHRANDVIVLEGREQRLNARFMYGPLDMITLHGEKVDIHLMKDPPAGEWTFLATELTDKNGRISYTIPEQVSLGYGIYPVKMIVRGDHTSVDCYVAIVPPMTECVVFSIDGSFTASMSVTGRDPKVRAGAVDVCRHWQELGYLLIYITGRPDMQQQRVVSWLSQHNFPHGLISFADGLLTDPLGHKTTYLNNLVQNHGISIVAAYGSSKDITVYANVGLRSEQIFIVGKVSKKLQSNATVLSDGYAAHLAGLQVVGGSRPAKGNARMVIPRGCFNLPGQASNPRRRSIPYEQIADE; this is encoded by the exons atgttaataaaagaaTACCGCATACCCTTGCCGTTAACGGTGGAGGAATATCGCATCGCACAGCTGTATATGATAGCG AAAAAAAGTCGCGAGGAGAGTCATGGCGAGGGCAGCGGTGTTGAAATTATCATTAATGAACCCTACAAAGACGGTCCCGGCGGCAATGGACAGTATACGAAGAAAATCTATCATGTTGGCAGTCATCTACCCGGTTGGATAAAAA GTTTGTTGCCGAAGAGCGCTTTGACGGTGGAGGAGGAGGCGTGGAATGCCTATCCATATACACGCACGCGCTACACCTGTCCGTTTGTGGAGAAATTCTCGCTCGATATTGAAACGTATTATTTTCCGGATAACGGTTATCAGGATAATGTGTTCAAACTGAGCGGCAGTGATTTGCGAAATCGTATTGTAG ACGTCATCGATATAGTGAAGGATCAACTATATGGCGGTGATTATGTAAAGGAGGAGGATCCTAAGCTCTTTGTATCTGATAAGACAGGACGTGGTCCGTTGGGCGAGGAATGGCTAGAGGAGTATTGGCGCGAAGTTAAGGGCAAAAAGCAACCCACCGCACGCAATATGTCGCTTATGTGCGCCTACAAAATTTGCCGCGTGGAATTTCGGTATTGGGGCATGCAAACCAAGCTAGAGAAATTCATACACGATGTGGCATTGCGGAAAACAATGTTGCGTGCACATCGGCAGGCGTGGGCCTGGCAGGATGAATGGTACGGCCTGACAATTGAAGATATACGTGAGATTGAGCGACAAACACAATTGGCGCTGGCGAAGAAAATGGGTGGTGGTGAAGATAGCGAAAGTGATGTGGAAGATG CTGACAGCGTTGCGGACTTGCATGGCCGACCGATTACGGGCAGCACGGGCAGTGAGCGTCGAAAGTCTAGTGGCGCGCCACCACCGATTGTTACCCAAGAGCCGCCAAGCGCTGAAGGTACCTCGGATGAGGATGAAGAGGAGGCGGCTCAGGAAGTGAGCGCGCGCTCACGCTCGCAGAGTATACAAATGACAAAATCGAAATTCGGTTCGAAAGGCGCGCTACACTCACCGGTTGGTTCGGCACATAGCTTTGATTTACAG CCGCATGCTAAGAATATTCTACACAAAAAC GTTGCAAATTGGCGTATGGAACGACTGGAAGTGGACACCAAGTCCAATTCTGATGAAGAGTTCTTTGATTGTGTTG ATACCAACGAGACCAACTCGCTCGCCAAGTGGAGCTCACTTGAATTACTCGGTGAGGGTGACGACAGCCCGCCGCCAAGTAGTGGCATTGTATATAAAGACAGTCAAGAAGACAGTATTTTCAATCAAGACTTCCTAATGCGCGTCGCCTCGGAGCGTGGCAATAAGCGACAGCTGCGCTCTTCGGCTAGCATAGATCGTAGTCATGATGCATCGCCGCCAGGTTCGCCAGGCACACCTTCCTGTTCCACCACCATACTAATACTTGTGGTGCACGCGGGCAGCGTTTTGG ACGCCACCAGCGAGCTGACCGGCAAGAAGTCAGACATTACCACATTTCGTGGCGCTTTCGAGGGCGTTATGCGTCAACACTATCCTAGTCTGCTGAGTCATGTTACCATCAAAATGGTGCCATGTCCTTCCATCTGCACCGATGCTTTGGGCATACTTTCTAGTCTTAGTCCATACTCGTTCGATGCCTCACCGTCGGCTATTGATATACCAAATATAGCTGATGTACCTATAGGCGCCATACCATTGCTTTCTGTGGCCTCGCCAGAATTTCAGGATACCGTTAATAAGACAGTGACTGCAGCCAATATAGTCTATCATGAGTTCATCAAGTCCGAGGAGGGTCACGGTTTCGCCGGTCAAGTGGTAATGCTGGGTGATTCGATGGGTTCACTGTTGGCCTATGAGGCGCTTTGCCGTAGCAATGGTTCGGATGGTGGTGGTAGCCGCTCATCGCGTACCGATGACGATGAACGTTTCAACGATTCCGATTTGGATGCTAAGCGGCTGTTGGTCGCACCTTCACCGCGACGTCGTCGCTCCTCTTCGAGCGATTCGCGTGGCAACAAATTGGATTTCGAAGTTGGTGATTTCTTTATGTTCGGTTCACCGCTCTCCATTGTATTGGCATCGCGTAAACTGCATGATGCCAAGGCGG CACTGGCACGGCCGAACTGTAATCAAGTGTACAATCTATTCCATCCTACCGATCCGATTGCTTCCCGTTTGGAACCATTGCTCAGCGCTAGGTTTTCCATGTTGGCGCCAGTGAATGTGCCGCGTTATGCCAAGTATCCCCTAGGAAATGGGCAGCCGTATCACTTAT TGGAGGTCATCCAATCCCATCCACAACATTTCAGTGAAGCCAACAATATTTTGGGCAACAGACGACTGTCGGATGCCTCAATGCAAAGTACTATTTCTGGTCTCATTGAAAATGTATCGCTAAGTACAATCCACTCAC TTCAAATGAAATGGTGGGGCACAAAACGCTTAGACTACGCCTTGTATTGCCCAGAGGGTTTGAGTAATTTCCCCGCTCATGCCTTGCCACATCTATTTCACGCGAGTTATTGGGAGAGCGCAGATGTCATAGCGTTCGTCTTGCGTCAG ATTGGCAAATTTGATGGCATTCCATTTGTCGGCTCTGCAGACGACAAAGACACAGTCACCTTCCATCCCAGTCAGCCACGAGAGAAATGGATGAAGAAACGTACTTCGGTAAAGCTGAAAAATGTAGCGGCCAATCATCGTGCCAACGATGTTATTGTATTGGAGGGTCGCGAACAACGTCTCAATGCACGTTTCATGTATGGACCGCTGGATATGATCACGCTGCATGGCGAAAAAGTCGATATTCATTTAATGAAAGATCCACCAGCCGGCGAATGGACATTCCTTGCCACCGAGTTGACCGATAAGAATGGTCGCATCTCATATACCATACCCGAACAAGTATCGCTTGGCTATGGTATATATCCGGTGAAAATGATCGTACGTGGCGATCACACATCGGTTGATTGTTATGTCGCCATAGTGCCACCAATGACCGAATGTGTGGTCTTTAGTATTGATGGTTCCTTTACGGCGTCCATGTCGGTGACGGGGCGTGATCCGAAGGTACGCGCTGGCGCAGTTGATGTCTGTCGCCATTGGCAAGAGTTGGGCTATTTGCTGATCTACATTACGGGCCGCCCAgacatgcaacaacaacgtgTCGTATCCTGGTTGAGCCAGCATAATTTCCCTCATGGTCTGATCTCTTTCGCCGACGGTTTACTAACCGATCCGCTGGGTCACAAGACAACTTACTTGAATAATTTAGTGCAAAATCATGGAATCTCAATTGTGGCTGCCTATGGTAGTAGCAAAGACATAACTGTGTATGCGAATGTGGGCTTGCGTTCCGAGCAGATTTTCATTGTGGGCAAA GTTAGCAAAAAATTGCAATCGAACGCCACGGTTTTGAGCGATGGTTATGCCGCTCATTTAGCCGGTCTGCAAGTGGTGGGCGGCTCGCGTCCCGCCAAAGGTAATGCACGCATGGTGATTCCACGCGGTTGCTTCAATTTGCCCGGACAGGCCTCGAATCCACGGCGTAGAAG CATCCCTTATGAGCAAATCGCAGACGAATGA
- the LOC105233607 gene encoding protein retinal degeneration B isoform X1, with protein MLIKEYRIPLPLTVEEYRIAQLYMIAKKSREESHGEGSGVEIIINEPYKDGPGGNGQYTKKIYHVGSHLPGWIKSLLPKSALTVEEEAWNAYPYTRTRYTCPFVEKFSLDIETYYFPDNGYQDNVFKLSGSDLRNRIVDVIDIVKDQLYGGDYVKEEDPKLFVSDKTGRGPLGEEWLEEYWREVKGKKQPTARNMSLMCAYKICRVEFRYWGMQTKLEKFIHDVALRKTMLRAHRQAWAWQDEWYGLTIEDIREIERQTQLALAKKMGGGEDSESDVEDADSVADLHGRPITGSTGSERRKSSGAPPPIVTQEPPSAEGTSDEDEEEAAQEVSARSRSQSIQMTKSKFGSKGALHSPVGSAHSFDLQPHAKNILHKNVANWRMERLEVDTKSNSDEEFFDCVDTNETNSLAKWSSLELLGEGDDSPPPSSGIVYKDSQEDSIFNQDFLMRVASERGNKRQLRSSASIDRSHDASPPGSPGTPSCSTTILILVVHAGSVLDATSELTGKKSDITTFRGAFEGVMRQHYPSLLSHVTIKMVPCPSICTDALGILSSLSPYSFDASPSAIDIPNIADVPIGAIPLLSVASPEFQDTVNKTVTAANIVYHEFIKSEEGHGFAGQVVMLGDSMGSLLAYEALCRSNGSDGGGSRSSRTDDDERFNDSDLDAKRLLVAPSPRRRRSSSSDSRGNKLDFEVGDFFMFGSPLSIVLASRKLHDAKAALARPNCNQVYNLFHPTDPIASRLEPLLSARFSMLAPVNVPRYAKYPLGNGQPYHLLEVIQSHPQHFSEANNILGNRRLSDASMQSTISGLIENVSLSTIHSLQMKWWGTKRLDYALYCPEGLSNFPAHALPHLFHASYWESADVIAFVLRQIGKFDGIPFVGSADDKDTVTFHPSQPREKWMKKRTSVKLKNVAANHRANDVIVLEGREQRLNARFMYGPLDMITLHGEKVDIHLMKDPPAGEWTFLATELTDKNGRISYTIPEQVSLGYGIYPVKMIVRGDHTSVDCYVAIVPPMTECVVFSIDGSFTASMSVTGRDPKVRAGAVDVCRHWQELGYLLIYITGRPDMQQQRVVSWLSQHNFPHGLISFADGLLTDPLGHKTTYLNNLVQNHGISIVAAYGSSKDITVYANVGLRSEQIFIVGKVSKKLQSNATVLSDGYAAHLAGLQVVGGSRPAKGNARMVIPRGCFNLPGQASNPRRRSNETGLSSPIRSGYLKRKTYLNLH; from the exons atgttaataaaagaaTACCGCATACCCTTGCCGTTAACGGTGGAGGAATATCGCATCGCACAGCTGTATATGATAGCG AAAAAAAGTCGCGAGGAGAGTCATGGCGAGGGCAGCGGTGTTGAAATTATCATTAATGAACCCTACAAAGACGGTCCCGGCGGCAATGGACAGTATACGAAGAAAATCTATCATGTTGGCAGTCATCTACCCGGTTGGATAAAAA GTTTGTTGCCGAAGAGCGCTTTGACGGTGGAGGAGGAGGCGTGGAATGCCTATCCATATACACGCACGCGCTACACCTGTCCGTTTGTGGAGAAATTCTCGCTCGATATTGAAACGTATTATTTTCCGGATAACGGTTATCAGGATAATGTGTTCAAACTGAGCGGCAGTGATTTGCGAAATCGTATTGTAG ACGTCATCGATATAGTGAAGGATCAACTATATGGCGGTGATTATGTAAAGGAGGAGGATCCTAAGCTCTTTGTATCTGATAAGACAGGACGTGGTCCGTTGGGCGAGGAATGGCTAGAGGAGTATTGGCGCGAAGTTAAGGGCAAAAAGCAACCCACCGCACGCAATATGTCGCTTATGTGCGCCTACAAAATTTGCCGCGTGGAATTTCGGTATTGGGGCATGCAAACCAAGCTAGAGAAATTCATACACGATGTGGCATTGCGGAAAACAATGTTGCGTGCACATCGGCAGGCGTGGGCCTGGCAGGATGAATGGTACGGCCTGACAATTGAAGATATACGTGAGATTGAGCGACAAACACAATTGGCGCTGGCGAAGAAAATGGGTGGTGGTGAAGATAGCGAAAGTGATGTGGAAGATG CTGACAGCGTTGCGGACTTGCATGGCCGACCGATTACGGGCAGCACGGGCAGTGAGCGTCGAAAGTCTAGTGGCGCGCCACCACCGATTGTTACCCAAGAGCCGCCAAGCGCTGAAGGTACCTCGGATGAGGATGAAGAGGAGGCGGCTCAGGAAGTGAGCGCGCGCTCACGCTCGCAGAGTATACAAATGACAAAATCGAAATTCGGTTCGAAAGGCGCGCTACACTCACCGGTTGGTTCGGCACATAGCTTTGATTTACAG CCGCATGCTAAGAATATTCTACACAAAAAC GTTGCAAATTGGCGTATGGAACGACTGGAAGTGGACACCAAGTCCAATTCTGATGAAGAGTTCTTTGATTGTGTTG ATACCAACGAGACCAACTCGCTCGCCAAGTGGAGCTCACTTGAATTACTCGGTGAGGGTGACGACAGCCCGCCGCCAAGTAGTGGCATTGTATATAAAGACAGTCAAGAAGACAGTATTTTCAATCAAGACTTCCTAATGCGCGTCGCCTCGGAGCGTGGCAATAAGCGACAGCTGCGCTCTTCGGCTAGCATAGATCGTAGTCATGATGCATCGCCGCCAGGTTCGCCAGGCACACCTTCCTGTTCCACCACCATACTAATACTTGTGGTGCACGCGGGCAGCGTTTTGG ACGCCACCAGCGAGCTGACCGGCAAGAAGTCAGACATTACCACATTTCGTGGCGCTTTCGAGGGCGTTATGCGTCAACACTATCCTAGTCTGCTGAGTCATGTTACCATCAAAATGGTGCCATGTCCTTCCATCTGCACCGATGCTTTGGGCATACTTTCTAGTCTTAGTCCATACTCGTTCGATGCCTCACCGTCGGCTATTGATATACCAAATATAGCTGATGTACCTATAGGCGCCATACCATTGCTTTCTGTGGCCTCGCCAGAATTTCAGGATACCGTTAATAAGACAGTGACTGCAGCCAATATAGTCTATCATGAGTTCATCAAGTCCGAGGAGGGTCACGGTTTCGCCGGTCAAGTGGTAATGCTGGGTGATTCGATGGGTTCACTGTTGGCCTATGAGGCGCTTTGCCGTAGCAATGGTTCGGATGGTGGTGGTAGCCGCTCATCGCGTACCGATGACGATGAACGTTTCAACGATTCCGATTTGGATGCTAAGCGGCTGTTGGTCGCACCTTCACCGCGACGTCGTCGCTCCTCTTCGAGCGATTCGCGTGGCAACAAATTGGATTTCGAAGTTGGTGATTTCTTTATGTTCGGTTCACCGCTCTCCATTGTATTGGCATCGCGTAAACTGCATGATGCCAAGGCGG CACTGGCACGGCCGAACTGTAATCAAGTGTACAATCTATTCCATCCTACCGATCCGATTGCTTCCCGTTTGGAACCATTGCTCAGCGCTAGGTTTTCCATGTTGGCGCCAGTGAATGTGCCGCGTTATGCCAAGTATCCCCTAGGAAATGGGCAGCCGTATCACTTAT TGGAGGTCATCCAATCCCATCCACAACATTTCAGTGAAGCCAACAATATTTTGGGCAACAGACGACTGTCGGATGCCTCAATGCAAAGTACTATTTCTGGTCTCATTGAAAATGTATCGCTAAGTACAATCCACTCAC TTCAAATGAAATGGTGGGGCACAAAACGCTTAGACTACGCCTTGTATTGCCCAGAGGGTTTGAGTAATTTCCCCGCTCATGCCTTGCCACATCTATTTCACGCGAGTTATTGGGAGAGCGCAGATGTCATAGCGTTCGTCTTGCGTCAG ATTGGCAAATTTGATGGCATTCCATTTGTCGGCTCTGCAGACGACAAAGACACAGTCACCTTCCATCCCAGTCAGCCACGAGAGAAATGGATGAAGAAACGTACTTCGGTAAAGCTGAAAAATGTAGCGGCCAATCATCGTGCCAACGATGTTATTGTATTGGAGGGTCGCGAACAACGTCTCAATGCACGTTTCATGTATGGACCGCTGGATATGATCACGCTGCATGGCGAAAAAGTCGATATTCATTTAATGAAAGATCCACCAGCCGGCGAATGGACATTCCTTGCCACCGAGTTGACCGATAAGAATGGTCGCATCTCATATACCATACCCGAACAAGTATCGCTTGGCTATGGTATATATCCGGTGAAAATGATCGTACGTGGCGATCACACATCGGTTGATTGTTATGTCGCCATAGTGCCACCAATGACCGAATGTGTGGTCTTTAGTATTGATGGTTCCTTTACGGCGTCCATGTCGGTGACGGGGCGTGATCCGAAGGTACGCGCTGGCGCAGTTGATGTCTGTCGCCATTGGCAAGAGTTGGGCTATTTGCTGATCTACATTACGGGCCGCCCAgacatgcaacaacaacgtgTCGTATCCTGGTTGAGCCAGCATAATTTCCCTCATGGTCTGATCTCTTTCGCCGACGGTTTACTAACCGATCCGCTGGGTCACAAGACAACTTACTTGAATAATTTAGTGCAAAATCATGGAATCTCAATTGTGGCTGCCTATGGTAGTAGCAAAGACATAACTGTGTATGCGAATGTGGGCTTGCGTTCCGAGCAGATTTTCATTGTGGGCAAA GTTAGCAAAAAATTGCAATCGAACGCCACGGTTTTGAGCGATGGTTATGCCGCTCATTTAGCCGGTCTGCAAGTGGTGGGCGGCTCGCGTCCCGCCAAAGGTAATGCACGCATGGTGATTCCACGCGGTTGCTTCAATTTGCCCGGACAGGCCTCGAATCCACGGCGTAGAAG
- the LOC105233607 gene encoding protein retinal degeneration B isoform X2: MLIKEYRIPLPLTVEEYRIAQLYMIAKKSREESHGEGSGVEIIINEPYKDGPGGNGQYTKKIYHVGSHLPGWIKSLLPKSALTVEEEAWNAYPYTRTRYTCPFVEKFSLDIETYYFPDNGYQDNVFKLSGSDLRNRIVDVIDIVKDQLYGGDYVKEEDPKLFVSDKTGRGPLGEEWLEEYWREVKGKKQPTARNMSLMCAYKICRVEFRYWGMQTKLEKFIHDVALRKTMLRAHRQAWAWQDEWYGLTIEDIREIERQTQLALAKKMGGGEDSESDVEDADSVADLHGRPITGSTGSERRKSSGAPPPIVTQEPPSAEGTSDEDEEEAAQEVSARSRSQSIQMTKSKFGSKGALHSPVGSAHSFDLQPHAKNILHKNVANWRMERLEVDTKSNSDEEFFDCVDTNETNSLAKWSSLELLGEGDDSPPPSSGIVYKDSQEDSIFNQDFLMRVASERGNKRQLRSSASIDRSHDASPPGSPGTPSCSTTILILVVHAGSVLDATSELTGKKSDITTFRGAFEGVMRQHYPSLLSHVTIKMVPCPSICTDALGILSSLSPYSFDASPSAIDIPNIADVPIGAIPLLSVASPEFQDTVNKTVTAANIVYHEFIKSEEGHGFAGQVVMLGDSMGSLLAYEALCRSNGSDGGGSRSSRTDDDERFNDSDLDAKRLLVAPSPRRRRSSSSDSRGNKLDFEVGDFFMFGSPLSIVLASRKLHDAKAALARPNCNQVYNLFHPTDPIASRLEPLLSARFSMLAPVNVPRYAKYPLGNGQPYHLLEVIQSHPQHFSEANNILGNRRLSDASMQSTISGLIENVSLSTIHSLQMKWWGTKRLDYALYCPEGLSNFPAHALPHLFHASYWESADVIAFVLRQIGKFDGIPFVGSADDKDTVTFHPSQPREKWMKKRTSVKLKNVAANHRANDVIVLEGREQRLNARFMYGPLDMITLHGEKVDIHLMKDPPAGEWTFLATELTDKNGRISYTIPEQVSLGYGIYPVKMIVRGDHTSVDCYVAIVPPMTECVVFSIDGSFTASMSVTGRDPKVRAGAVDVCRHWQELGYLLIYITGRPDMQQQRVVSWLSQHNFPHGLISFADGLLTDPLGHKTTYLNNLVQNHGISIVAAYGSSKDITVYANVGLRSEQIFIVGKVSKKLQSNATVLSDGYAAHLAGLQVVGGSRPAKGNARMVIPRGCFNLPGQASNPRRRRYLARKTVSSCCMMVFQST, translated from the exons atgttaataaaagaaTACCGCATACCCTTGCCGTTAACGGTGGAGGAATATCGCATCGCACAGCTGTATATGATAGCG AAAAAAAGTCGCGAGGAGAGTCATGGCGAGGGCAGCGGTGTTGAAATTATCATTAATGAACCCTACAAAGACGGTCCCGGCGGCAATGGACAGTATACGAAGAAAATCTATCATGTTGGCAGTCATCTACCCGGTTGGATAAAAA GTTTGTTGCCGAAGAGCGCTTTGACGGTGGAGGAGGAGGCGTGGAATGCCTATCCATATACACGCACGCGCTACACCTGTCCGTTTGTGGAGAAATTCTCGCTCGATATTGAAACGTATTATTTTCCGGATAACGGTTATCAGGATAATGTGTTCAAACTGAGCGGCAGTGATTTGCGAAATCGTATTGTAG ACGTCATCGATATAGTGAAGGATCAACTATATGGCGGTGATTATGTAAAGGAGGAGGATCCTAAGCTCTTTGTATCTGATAAGACAGGACGTGGTCCGTTGGGCGAGGAATGGCTAGAGGAGTATTGGCGCGAAGTTAAGGGCAAAAAGCAACCCACCGCACGCAATATGTCGCTTATGTGCGCCTACAAAATTTGCCGCGTGGAATTTCGGTATTGGGGCATGCAAACCAAGCTAGAGAAATTCATACACGATGTGGCATTGCGGAAAACAATGTTGCGTGCACATCGGCAGGCGTGGGCCTGGCAGGATGAATGGTACGGCCTGACAATTGAAGATATACGTGAGATTGAGCGACAAACACAATTGGCGCTGGCGAAGAAAATGGGTGGTGGTGAAGATAGCGAAAGTGATGTGGAAGATG CTGACAGCGTTGCGGACTTGCATGGCCGACCGATTACGGGCAGCACGGGCAGTGAGCGTCGAAAGTCTAGTGGCGCGCCACCACCGATTGTTACCCAAGAGCCGCCAAGCGCTGAAGGTACCTCGGATGAGGATGAAGAGGAGGCGGCTCAGGAAGTGAGCGCGCGCTCACGCTCGCAGAGTATACAAATGACAAAATCGAAATTCGGTTCGAAAGGCGCGCTACACTCACCGGTTGGTTCGGCACATAGCTTTGATTTACAG CCGCATGCTAAGAATATTCTACACAAAAAC GTTGCAAATTGGCGTATGGAACGACTGGAAGTGGACACCAAGTCCAATTCTGATGAAGAGTTCTTTGATTGTGTTG ATACCAACGAGACCAACTCGCTCGCCAAGTGGAGCTCACTTGAATTACTCGGTGAGGGTGACGACAGCCCGCCGCCAAGTAGTGGCATTGTATATAAAGACAGTCAAGAAGACAGTATTTTCAATCAAGACTTCCTAATGCGCGTCGCCTCGGAGCGTGGCAATAAGCGACAGCTGCGCTCTTCGGCTAGCATAGATCGTAGTCATGATGCATCGCCGCCAGGTTCGCCAGGCACACCTTCCTGTTCCACCACCATACTAATACTTGTGGTGCACGCGGGCAGCGTTTTGG ACGCCACCAGCGAGCTGACCGGCAAGAAGTCAGACATTACCACATTTCGTGGCGCTTTCGAGGGCGTTATGCGTCAACACTATCCTAGTCTGCTGAGTCATGTTACCATCAAAATGGTGCCATGTCCTTCCATCTGCACCGATGCTTTGGGCATACTTTCTAGTCTTAGTCCATACTCGTTCGATGCCTCACCGTCGGCTATTGATATACCAAATATAGCTGATGTACCTATAGGCGCCATACCATTGCTTTCTGTGGCCTCGCCAGAATTTCAGGATACCGTTAATAAGACAGTGACTGCAGCCAATATAGTCTATCATGAGTTCATCAAGTCCGAGGAGGGTCACGGTTTCGCCGGTCAAGTGGTAATGCTGGGTGATTCGATGGGTTCACTGTTGGCCTATGAGGCGCTTTGCCGTAGCAATGGTTCGGATGGTGGTGGTAGCCGCTCATCGCGTACCGATGACGATGAACGTTTCAACGATTCCGATTTGGATGCTAAGCGGCTGTTGGTCGCACCTTCACCGCGACGTCGTCGCTCCTCTTCGAGCGATTCGCGTGGCAACAAATTGGATTTCGAAGTTGGTGATTTCTTTATGTTCGGTTCACCGCTCTCCATTGTATTGGCATCGCGTAAACTGCATGATGCCAAGGCGG CACTGGCACGGCCGAACTGTAATCAAGTGTACAATCTATTCCATCCTACCGATCCGATTGCTTCCCGTTTGGAACCATTGCTCAGCGCTAGGTTTTCCATGTTGGCGCCAGTGAATGTGCCGCGTTATGCCAAGTATCCCCTAGGAAATGGGCAGCCGTATCACTTAT TGGAGGTCATCCAATCCCATCCACAACATTTCAGTGAAGCCAACAATATTTTGGGCAACAGACGACTGTCGGATGCCTCAATGCAAAGTACTATTTCTGGTCTCATTGAAAATGTATCGCTAAGTACAATCCACTCAC TTCAAATGAAATGGTGGGGCACAAAACGCTTAGACTACGCCTTGTATTGCCCAGAGGGTTTGAGTAATTTCCCCGCTCATGCCTTGCCACATCTATTTCACGCGAGTTATTGGGAGAGCGCAGATGTCATAGCGTTCGTCTTGCGTCAG ATTGGCAAATTTGATGGCATTCCATTTGTCGGCTCTGCAGACGACAAAGACACAGTCACCTTCCATCCCAGTCAGCCACGAGAGAAATGGATGAAGAAACGTACTTCGGTAAAGCTGAAAAATGTAGCGGCCAATCATCGTGCCAACGATGTTATTGTATTGGAGGGTCGCGAACAACGTCTCAATGCACGTTTCATGTATGGACCGCTGGATATGATCACGCTGCATGGCGAAAAAGTCGATATTCATTTAATGAAAGATCCACCAGCCGGCGAATGGACATTCCTTGCCACCGAGTTGACCGATAAGAATGGTCGCATCTCATATACCATACCCGAACAAGTATCGCTTGGCTATGGTATATATCCGGTGAAAATGATCGTACGTGGCGATCACACATCGGTTGATTGTTATGTCGCCATAGTGCCACCAATGACCGAATGTGTGGTCTTTAGTATTGATGGTTCCTTTACGGCGTCCATGTCGGTGACGGGGCGTGATCCGAAGGTACGCGCTGGCGCAGTTGATGTCTGTCGCCATTGGCAAGAGTTGGGCTATTTGCTGATCTACATTACGGGCCGCCCAgacatgcaacaacaacgtgTCGTATCCTGGTTGAGCCAGCATAATTTCCCTCATGGTCTGATCTCTTTCGCCGACGGTTTACTAACCGATCCGCTGGGTCACAAGACAACTTACTTGAATAATTTAGTGCAAAATCATGGAATCTCAATTGTGGCTGCCTATGGTAGTAGCAAAGACATAACTGTGTATGCGAATGTGGGCTTGCGTTCCGAGCAGATTTTCATTGTGGGCAAA GTTAGCAAAAAATTGCAATCGAACGCCACGGTTTTGAGCGATGGTTATGCCGCTCATTTAGCCGGTCTGCAAGTGGTGGGCGGCTCGCGTCCCGCCAAAGGTAATGCACGCATGGTGATTCCACGCGGTTGCTTCAATTTGCCCGGACAGGCCTCGAATCCACGGCGTAGAAG